CTTGGCAGACAAGGAGTGTTTCCTGAGGGTGTCAAGTACTAATTGAAGGTGATTAAGGTGGGAATCCAAATCAGGGCTGTAGATAAGTATGTCATCAAAGAAAACAAGGACAAAGTGCCTCAGGTAAGGTTCAAAAACTGAGTTCATGAGGCTTTGAAAAGTGGCTGGGGCGTTAGTGAGACCAAAAGGCATAACAGTGAACTCATAAAGTCCAAGATGTGTTCTAAAAGCTGTCTTGTGCACATCATCAGGATGCATCCTAACTTGGTGGTAACCAGCCCTCAAATCGATTTTGGAAAAGAACTTTGCACCAAATAATTCATCTAGTAAGTCATCAATGATAGGTATTGGAAACTTATCCTTGATGGTTAAGTCATTTAGTTGCCTATAGTCTACACAAAATCTCCACgtcccatcttttttttttgactaacaaAACTGGGGAGGCAAATGGACTGTGACTAATTTGTATGATCCCATTGCTGAGCATGTCTTTGACTTGCCTCTCAATCTCATTTTTCTGGATATGGGGGTACCTATATGGGGCTAATTTGAAGGGCTTAGCATTAGGAATTAGGGGTATTTGATGGTCACAGGTTCTTGAGGGGGGGAGGTTGTTCGGCTCTCCAAAAACGTCTTTGTAGTCCCTGAGTAGAGCATCCAAGGAGTGGTGAAAAGAGTCATTTACCTGAGCTTCTGACAGCCTGATGCCACACGATCTTTTCCATAGCTTGGTACTCCATTCTTCCCCTTCAATGTGATCTGCTGGCAAGTTGAGTGTTGTCTCATTAGTGTCACCTTGCAGTAGCACCTGATCTCCATCCTGATCGAAGACCATGCTCAGGTTCTTGAAGTCAAAAGTTATAGGGCTATGCGCTGCCATCCAGTCCACCCCCACGATCATGTCATAAGGCTCCAGGTTGAGGACGAACATGTTATGGCTGAAGGTTCTTCCCTGCATCTCCCAGGTCATCTTGGGAATCATCTGCCTACACCACAAGTATTGACCATTGGCCACCCTCACCCGAAAGGGCTTAACTTGCTGGACTGACTCGGGGCAGATTTGAGCCACAACATTGGTCACAAAACTGTGTGTGCTACCTCCATCCACTAAAATGGACATCTCCGCCCCCTGGCACTGTCCCTTCAATTTGATGGTATTGTGTAGCATCTTTCCAGTTAGCGCATGAATGACAAATTCTACATCCCTCTTCCTTTGGTGCCCTTGGTATTCAATGATCTCCTCATCCCCTGGTTTTGCTGCCTCCTCATCCCCTTCTTCTACTGCCAGCAAGAGGTGCATCTCCTTCTATTTGCACTGATGTCCAGGCCCATACTTCTCGCCACATTTGAAACACAACTGATGGTCCCTCCTATACTGTATTTCTGCTGGagagattctcttgaaactttgtACATTAGTGATAGGAtgcattttagtgggtattttgggcattattgcacaactaattgactaaatACTTTCATTAATCGGGTGGATTCCACTGATATTTTGTTTTGATGCTAATTGCAGGAATGGACGCTGAAAAGTACTTAAAATCAAAACTTAGAAGATTTGTCGCTGTGGGGTCCAATTGAGAAGCTGAAGAGACTTAATTGTAAtagatattattttattttattttgaggGAGTCTGGTGGCAATTTTGAACAAGTAACAATTTCCGGCTATTGGGGAGTTTATTTATCTCTCGCGCGGCTTAGGTTAGGGGGGAGTtgagttttttttcctttgttttgttttccttggCTCTGCAAGGAGACTAGAGAGCCGCAGCTTTGTAGAGAGAAAGGCAGCAAGCAATAGCCGCTTTTGTTGACTTTGGGATGCCTGTGAACTTTCCATTGCTTTTGGGACCAAATTGAGAAATCAACCAATTTTCCAATCTCTCGTATGTTATCTTTgtgaggaaagaaagaaagcaaagaAAGGAGCTGCAATTGTGGACctttgaaaatgcttttgattCTGGCTTTGGCCGAAGGAAATTGAGGCCTTGGAAATCAATTGAAAGCAATCGTAATCCATTgttgctttttctttcttcggTTGACCGAAGTGAACGAGGGTCAAATCTTCCGTTTGCTTTGATTGAAGAATTGACGGCTTCCTCCAGCTCTGCCGCATGGCCTGTACTCTAATTATGGGGAACTAAACCTCCTAACTCTAGTCAAGGGAGCGACTGATGAATTGGTTCAACtaatactgtgagatctaaaccattattaattattttcttcatttattgatatttaCATGTTCCTGGCTTTTAATCGCTAtagccttgtgtatgattggttagtgcgcaataattaattattcatgtaggttattttgctaaatagaggtaattgaatccgtaattgttcgttatctctatcttagtagcaactggcgtaattgggtttatgtcaggggagcatacgatctaatttaaacaaaccctcgtaacgtgtttgttagttaggattgggcctttctaattattaatgcaatctagaaattaaattctacggtcgtacctagggttatttttgggttagagaaatagctaacggtcgtaccttagctatcgataaattaaggaatggttggttgtttagcgcgtgcgagacaactataatcaatctattaataaatgttggaattatttctgcatcaatgatcagtgcatgaaccatttctgaagtgcaccattggctagagtttctctcatttatttcttttaattaattattttctgcatttaatttgtttagttggcatttgataccaaaaccccccattaatcttgatttgaaaagaaacaaatatctctccagtccttgaggagacgaccctgcttaccactgtctactaatTGGagaattcagttaaataattaattcaggtatatcgaattaagcaaactcttcgggaacagggtgaatcaagtaacccattgcacacctagagtccctgctccagtactcgaattgattattgactgtttcaggtggtagttaggatttatttattattattgcacaggttcggcacctgtcaatttttggcgtcgttgccggggactggcatcggaattatttgtttcttttcgaATTCAgtttttttatttagtttttgtttttttattttttttggtatttttgctagtttatgccccgttcCTCTCGCACAAGTGAATTGATATACGATcctgaggttgagaaggcagcGCGTAGGCGAAGACAAGAAACCAAGAGACGAAAAGAATGGCACTTATCTTTTGCAAACGAGTCAGTAGAAAACGAATTTAGCATGGCCAACACCCAGACATTAAGGGAGCTGGCTATCCCAGACTTGACTCATCAGCCCTTGTGCATCACGTTCCCAACTCTGGCTGAAAATACCTCTTTCGAGCTGAAATCGGAGTTGATTCAGCTCCTGCCTTCGTTTCATGGTCTCTCTGGCGAAGAACCCCACAAACATGTCAAGGAATTCGAAATAGTTTGCTCTAGCATGAAACCCCCTGGGGTCACTGAGGAGCAAATAAGACTGAGAGCCTTCCCCttctctctcaaggatgcaGCGAAGGATTGGTTATACTACCTGCCTAcaggtagtatcaccacgtgggcacaattgaaaaagaaattcctGGAGAAATTTTTTCCCGCATCCCGGGCTGCAAGTTTGAGGAAGGAGATTTGCAGCATCAAGCAGTACTCCGGGGAGTCATTGTACGATTTTTGGAAAAGGTTCAACAAGTTGTGCGCTAGATGCCCACAGCATCAGATTAGTGAACAACTGTTGATCCAGTACTTCTATGAGGGACTCCAGTCAACTGACAGGAGTATTATTGACGCTGCGAGTGTAGGAGCCCTGGCGAGCAAGACACCGAGGGAAGCGTGGGACCTTATTGAAGCCATGGCAGAAAACTCTCAGCAGTTCGGCTTCCGTGAGAGCAATCCTACCCGTAGAGTCAATGAGGCAGAGACGTCATCCATCCAGCAGCAACTGTCAGAGTTGACGTCTGCTGTCAGTCAATTGGCCATGAGAGACACACC
This portion of the Coffea eugenioides isolate CCC68of chromosome 11, Ceug_1.0, whole genome shotgun sequence genome encodes:
- the LOC113752486 gene encoding uncharacterized protein LOC113752486; the protein is MANTQTLRELAIPDLTHQPLCITFPTLAENTSFELKSELIQLLPSFHGLSGEEPHKHVKEFEIVCSSMKPPGVTEEQIRLRAFPFSLKDAAKDWLYYLPTGSITTWAQLKKKFLEKFFPASRAASLRKEICSIKQYSGESLYDFWKRFNKLCARCPQHQISEQLLIQYFYEGLQSTDRSIIDAASVGALASKTPREAWDLIEAMAENSQQFGFRESNPTRRVNEAETSSIQQQLSELTSAVSQLAMRDTPRAKACGICTSMDHCTDSCPILQEDGAERVNMAGGVPAPRRQYDPYSNTYNPGWRDHPNLSYGNMQQGSFPNRPPGFHQPWQPKSQPSSSNSGSSLEDLVKSLATTTTQLHQEIKADKKDQEARISQLATAINRLESHVYGKLPS